TTAAAGAAAAATGAAATGCAATATCTTGTCGCTTTTTTATAACTTCGGATGTGCCAAACAAGCTAGACTTCGGAAATGCGTTATGCCAGTCAGCGATAAACAAATGATGAAGATGATTTGGAGCAACAATATACTTAACAGAACCAATAGATTGAATTTTTTGCTGTAATTCGGTTGTTAATTTAATTGGACTGTGAATCCATAAGTCACCGCTAAATAGCCTGACAACGGTCATTCTTGTCGTAAACGGACATGCTAAAAATGAAACCGGTTCGCCATCGAAAATCCAAATGTTATCTGCTATTTTTTGCATTAGCCCCTCTTTTAACCTCACATTTTGATAGTAAGACGTCTCAACTTTATCCATCCTTCAGGATCTTACCACCTTGCGGATTAGATTCAGCGAGGTCGAAGTAACTTTACCTCTCCCCCGTTAACGCTTCATTAAATACCTTGGTTATTTAATCTGTGCAATATAGCCAGCTAAGCGCTCTTTATTCATCATAATTTTTGATGATATCTGAGCTGCTGCAGTATTAGTTTGTTCGATATTAACAGCTGAACCGACCTGAATAACCCCAACCATCCCAAGAGCCAAATGAGGAGTACAATTGTAAATATAGACACCTTCATTTTTAAAATTAACGGTTTCTGTTTTACCCATTGCCGTATTAAATTTTGCAGCTCCAGTTGGAATTGAATAAGAACTCGCATTATGGCTCGCATCCGAAGGCACAAATTTAACGCTGTCGCCTGAAGCGATTTTAAGATAGCCAGGTTCCATGACCATCATGCCATTAGCTGATGACGTTAGCAATTTCACCGTATGCTCAGCGGCTTGCAATGCGGTACTACATGCCATTAATGCTACTACAGCAAGAATTTTTCGGTTAATCATATTAAATAAACTCCAGTAATTAAATGTGATGAAAGATTGAAAATCTAGATATAAAAACGCTTAAACATTGTAAATGTGAATACGACCAATATATTACGAATGATAATCATTATCAACCACGACCAAGTAAAATAACGTTGTACTTTTACCTTAATCCATTAATAATTTAGACATAAGAATGCTAATATATGTGTGCAACTTTAGACTTCCGGAACTATTTTATAACGTCTCTAAACAAGAACATTTGATGACGAATATCAACATTCAATACTTTAAACACCCTTATGCCGAATTTGTACTTGGCTCGTATGAAGGCAAACTGTGTTTGTGTGATTTTCGTTATCGAAAAATGAGAACGTCAGTTGATAACCGTATTCAGCGGGGCCTTAATGCTACCTTTGTCGAACAAAATAACGGCGTTTTAGAGCAAACAAAAGCCCAACTACAAGAGTATTTTCTTGGTGAACGCAGTGTGTTTGATATTCCGCTGTTATTGGTCGGCACAGATTTTCAAAAATCGATATGGCATGCACTAGAAGGGATAAAGTACGGTGAAACGGCGACATATTTAGCAATTAACGCCGTAAACCCTCGCCCGATCAGGGCGGGGATACAAGGCGAAAGTGCGTAGCACTTTGTTATTTGCTCTTTTTTATTTTCTACTTTATGGTATTATGCTGTACGCATATACAGAGGTTTATGATGTTAAGAGCCACAAAAGTACGTATCTATCCAACAGTAGAGCAAGCCGAGTTTTTAAACGCTCAGTTTGGCGCTGTTCGGTTTGCGTATAATAAAGCCCTTCACATTAAAAAGCATTTTTATAGTGTAAAAGGTGTATCTCTTGCGGTTAAAAAAGACTTAAAGCCATTACTCGCTAAAGGCAAGAAGTCCCGTAAGTATGGTTGGTTAAAGCAGTACGACTCCATTGCGCTACAGCAAGCGGTGATCAACCTTGATGGCGCTTACAAAAAGTTCTTTGATAAGAAATCAAGATCAGGTTTTCCAACTTTTAAACGTAGGCATGGCAAACAATCTAGTTATCACTGCACGAGCATTAAAGCCACTGATAACACCATAAAAATCCCCAAGTTAACGGCTATTAAAGCGCGTATCCACCGCGAATTGATTGGAACACTAAAGAGTATTACCATTTCAAGATCTGCCAGTGGCAAGTACTTTGCTTCGTTATTAGTCGAGTCTGATCAAGCCGCGCCCGATAAGCCTAAGCACATTACAAGCGTGTCTGGGTATGATCTTGGCCTAACACATTACTTGATTGATGATCAGGGCCATAAAACCGCTAACCCTCGTTTTCTCGTTAATGCATATAGCAACCTCAGAAAAAAACAAAAGGCGTTAAGCCGGACTAAGAAAGGTGCTAAGAATCGCTCAAAAGCACGTTTGATCCTGGCATTGGCACATGAGCGTGTTGTTAATGCGAGAAATGATTTTCAGCATAAGTTATCAAAACAAATTATTGACGAAAACCAAGCAGTAATAGTTGAGACTCTGAAAACATCGAATATGTTAAAAAATAGAAAATTAAGCCGTCACATTGCGGATGCTTCCTGGTCTAAATTTGTTGAAAAACTTGTTTATAAAGCAGAAATGTACAGCACTCACCTTGTTAAATGTAATCAGTGGCTTGCGAGCTCTAAAACGTGCTCGTGCTGCGGTTACAAAATGAAGGAAATGAAGCTAAATATTCGTCATTGGTCTTGCCCGTCATGCGACACAAAACATGACCGCGATATTAATGCAGCGAAGAATATTCGTCATTACGGAACACTAAAATTGAAAGCGGATGGATTGACCGTTTCTGCATAGTGATGCTGTGTAAGACCTGTAATATTTACAGGCTACGGCAAACGACCTATGAAGCATCGCCATTTATGGCGGTGAGCAATCACATTTGGCATTATCCATTAGCAATGAAAAAGCAGTCAGAGCCGTTGGTAATGCGAATGGTGCTAATGGATTAGCGATTATCATTCCTTGCCATCGTATTATTGGTAGCCAAGGTGAGCTAGTCGGTTACGGCGGTGGCTTGTCATTAAAGAAACGCCTTTTAGAGTTAGAGCAAAACCTATTTATCTGATACGTTTACTATTCTCTAACCAACTGTGCCACCCGTGCTTGTAGATGCGGGAGTACATCTAGTTCGAACCAAGGGTTTTTCTTCAACCAAATGTTGTTACGTGGACTAGGATGCGGTAGCGGTAATCGTTCTGGCCAATTTTTTTGCCCATAGTCTCGCCAGTGTTTTATTGTTTCGGTGAGGTTTTTCTGCTTCACATCACCCATATGCCATTTTTGCGCATATATACCAATAACCAATATCAACTCAATGTTTGGCATTGCAGCTAATATTTCAGTTCTCCATGTTCGAGCGCATTCGGGTCTTGGTGGCAGGTCGCCTGACTTACCTTTTCCTGGATAGCAGAATCCCATCGGTAAAATGGCTATTTTACTGGCATCATAAAACGTATCGCTATCAATGCCCATCCATTGGCGTAAACGATCACCACTGGGATCTGTAAATGGGATACCCGATTCATGCACGCGAATACCAGGCGCTTGCCCTGCTATCAGTATTTTCGCTTTATCATCGACTTGCAAAACAGGTCTGGCGCCCAGTGGAAGGTCAGGTTCGCACAAGGTACATTTTTTAACATCGGAAACAATGACATCGAGTTCACGATCTTTCATACAGTCATCCTAGAACGGTTTCTACTTTATACGGAAAAATAGGCTTTATTTTCCCGTAATCAAATTTATAATCATCTGAAGTATAACGAGTATATTGATTGTTCGTCTGCTTATATGGGTCCGTATAAATAAAATTATTGTTTTTGTCTCTCGTTTATTTGGTTAAGAGTCAGTAATTACCACTTATCTATTTGTTAAATATAATAAATTTGATATCATTTAAGTTGAATATGAATTCACGTTATACAGAATCCCGTATAATAAGCTGTTATATGCAACGGAGAATTAAGTGTTTATCGTATCCTTAACATACAAAACGGAATTATCAGAAGTCGACAAATATATCGACGAACATATTACCTATCTTGAAAAACATTATGCCTTAGGTAAATTTATTGCTTCAGGTCGTAAAGTCCCCAGAACGGGTGGCATCATTTTAGTTAATGCGGCAAACAAAGATGAGTTGGATTTAATTTTAAAAGAAGATCCATTTAATATTGCGAACGTTGCTGATTATGAAGTGACTGAATTTATTCCAACGATGGCTGCCACAGAGTTTGAAGCCATCAAAGGTTGCATATAACAAGTTTGTCAACGAGGACAAATTTTAGCTATGTATTTTGTGTTGCCGCTGCGCGTCAGTATCACACAAACGGCTTCACAAAATTTCGGCTGTTACAAAGGCGTTATAAAGCAAAGGGAATTCAGTGCAACTAAAAAGATTTAGCAAGGAAGTCGCGAGTGAAATTATTACTTGGTTTCCTACTCAAAAACAATCACTTTTATGGGGTGGTAGAGTGTTTGGTTGGCCTATAGAGGCTAGCGAAATCATTGAACGAAGTAAACAGTCTAATCTTGAGTTTTATACTCTAGCTGATGGTAATGATGCTCTCGGTTTTATTGAGCAGCAGAAAATCAGTGAAACCGAAATGCGTTTGTGCAGAATAGTTGTTTCCCCATACCATCGCGGCAAAGGTTTGGGTAAAAAACTAGTTCAGCTTTCACTGAATGAAATTCAGCAAAGAAGAACGTATAAAACAGTTACTTTAGGAGTGTTTACGGAAAACGTTTCGGCATACAACTGCTACAAGTCATTGGGGTTCGTAGCTATCGATAAAGAGCCAAAATTTAAAGAGTTTGGTGGTGAAAAATGGCCATGGGTTCAGATGGAAATTGCTTTATAATAGTGTAAATTTAGCTAAGGATAACTAATGTACAAAGGAAGTTGTTTGTGTGGCTCAATCCAGTTCTCATTGGACGGTAGTGTAACGGATATTATCCATTGTCACTGTTCGTTGTGCCGTAAGGCAAGCGGTAGCGCATATGCTACAAATGGTTTCATTGATGCCAAAGATTTAAAGCTAACTGACAGAGGTATCACGCTTACTTTTTACGAGAGCAGCGAGGGTAAACGAAAGTACTTTTGCAAAACCTGCGGAGCTCCGATTTATAGCTCAAATGCTCAATCTCCGAAAAGGTATCGCCTT
This Moritella sp. 5 DNA region includes the following protein-coding sequences:
- a CDS encoding RNA-guided endonuclease TnpB family protein; this encodes MMLRATKVRIYPTVEQAEFLNAQFGAVRFAYNKALHIKKHFYSVKGVSLAVKKDLKPLLAKGKKSRKYGWLKQYDSIALQQAVINLDGAYKKFFDKKSRSGFPTFKRRHGKQSSYHCTSIKATDNTIKIPKLTAIKARIHRELIGTLKSITISRSASGKYFASLLVESDQAAPDKPKHITSVSGYDLGLTHYLIDDQGHKTANPRFLVNAYSNLRKKQKALSRTKKGAKNRSKARLILALAHERVVNARNDFQHKLSKQIIDENQAVIVETLKTSNMLKNRKLSRHIADASWSKFVEKLVYKAEMYSTHLVKCNQWLASSKTCSCCGYKMKEMKLNIRHWSCPSCDTKHDRDINAAKNIRHYGTLKLKADGLTVSA
- a CDS encoding N-acetyltransferase, coding for MQLKRFSKEVASEIITWFPTQKQSLLWGGRVFGWPIEASEIIERSKQSNLEFYTLADGNDALGFIEQQKISETEMRLCRIVVSPYHRGKGLGKKLVQLSLNEIQQRRTYKTVTLGVFTENVSAYNCYKSLGFVAIDKEPKFKEFGGEKWPWVQMEIAL
- a CDS encoding GFA family protein codes for the protein MYKGSCLCGSIQFSLDGSVTDIIHCHCSLCRKASGSAYATNGFIDAKDLKLTDRGITLTFYESSEGKRKYFCKTCGAPIYSSNAQSPKRYRLRLGSLDSDILERPISHNFVTSKANWENLDADLPRNEKHELGRK
- a CDS encoding YciI family protein is translated as MFIVSLTYKTELSEVDKYIDEHITYLEKHYALGKFIASGRKVPRTGGIILVNAANKDELDLILKEDPFNIANVADYEVTEFIPTMAATEFEAIKGCI
- a CDS encoding methylated-DNA--[protein]-cysteine S-methyltransferase; translated protein: MTNINIQYFKHPYAEFVLGSYEGKLCLCDFRYRKMRTSVDNRIQRGLNATFVEQNNGVLEQTKAQLQEYFLGERSVFDIPLLLVGTDFQKSIWHALEGIKYGETATYLAINAVNPRPIRAGIQGESA
- a CDS encoding pseudoazurin, coding for MINRKILAVVALMACSTALQAAEHTVKLLTSSANGMMVMEPGYLKIASGDSVKFVPSDASHNASSYSIPTGAAKFNTAMGKTETVNFKNEGVYIYNCTPHLALGMVGVIQVGSAVNIEQTNTAAAQISSKIMMNKERLAGYIAQIK
- a CDS encoding uracil-DNA glycosylase family protein: MKDRELDVIVSDVKKCTLCEPDLPLGARPVLQVDDKAKILIAGQAPGIRVHESGIPFTDPSGDRLRQWMGIDSDTFYDASKIAILPMGFCYPGKGKSGDLPPRPECARTWRTEILAAMPNIELILVIGIYAQKWHMGDVKQKNLTETIKHWRDYGQKNWPERLPLPHPSPRNNIWLKKNPWFELDVLPHLQARVAQLVRE